One Streptococcus sp. zg-86 DNA window includes the following coding sequences:
- a CDS encoding endonuclease MutS2 gives MNQKIMETLEFHKVKALLEPFIVTEQGAFELRELAPMTDAARIQQAFDEMADMAQLFVEHPHFSMGAIVDIAPAMKRLDLEADLNIPEILAVKKVLEVSKELADFYQQLENVYLSQLPSLFEKIELFPHIQGSLQAINNAGFVEDFASEKLAKIRRNIRESEDQIRQILQDMLKTKSDMLTDTVLASRNGRNVLPVKNTYRNRISGVVHDISASGSTVYIEPRAVVSLNEEMTHAKAEERHEISRILQELSAILRPNSHIIRNNAWVIGHLDLIRAKHVFARTYQASIPSLSLSKDIALLNVRHPLLVHPVPNDLYFKEGLTAIVITGPNTGGKTIMLKTLGLTHLMAQSGLPILADKGSRVGLFHEMFADIGDEQSIEQSLSTFSSHMTHTVDILARADQDSLILFDELGAGTDPQEGASLAMAILEDLRLRGIKTMATTHYPELKAYGIETIGVENASMEFDSQSLRPTYRFMQGVPGRSNAFEIAKRLGLSTAIIRDAENMTSTDSDVNHIIEKLEAQTVESRKRLDTIREVEQENLKMNRALKKLYHEFSREKETELNKARLEAQEIVTMALAESDEILKNLHSQASLKPHQIIEAKSKLKTLAPEVVDLSKNKVLKKAKKEKAARVGDDILVTSYGQRGTLTKQLKDGRWEAQVGLIKMTLKSDEFTLVKAEKEEKPKQKQVHVVKRTTGKGPKARLDLRGKRYEEAMQELDEFIDQALLNNLSQVDIIHGIGTGVIREGVTKYLRRNKQVKEFGYAPQNAGGSGATIVTFK, from the coding sequence ATGAACCAGAAAATTATGGAAACCTTGGAGTTTCACAAGGTCAAGGCCTTGTTGGAACCCTTTATTGTAACAGAACAGGGAGCCTTTGAATTACGGGAGCTTGCGCCTATGACGGATGCAGCACGGATTCAGCAAGCCTTTGATGAAATGGCAGATATGGCTCAACTCTTTGTTGAGCATCCGCATTTTAGCATGGGAGCAATAGTTGATATTGCACCGGCCATGAAGCGGCTGGACTTGGAGGCAGATCTCAATATTCCTGAAATCTTAGCCGTAAAAAAGGTGTTAGAAGTCTCAAAAGAATTAGCAGATTTTTACCAGCAATTGGAAAATGTCTATTTGAGTCAATTGCCGTCCTTGTTTGAAAAAATTGAGCTATTTCCCCATATCCAAGGCAGTTTACAAGCTATTAACAATGCGGGTTTTGTAGAGGATTTTGCTAGTGAGAAATTAGCCAAGATTCGCAGGAATATTCGGGAATCAGAAGATCAAATTAGACAGATTTTACAGGATATGCTGAAAACCAAGAGCGATATGCTGACAGATACCGTTCTAGCTAGTCGGAATGGGCGCAATGTCCTACCAGTCAAAAATACCTACCGCAATCGTATTTCAGGTGTGGTGCATGATATTTCTGCTTCTGGATCGACCGTTTATATTGAACCTCGTGCGGTCGTGTCCTTGAATGAGGAAATGACCCATGCCAAGGCAGAAGAACGCCATGAAATCAGTCGTATTTTGCAAGAATTATCTGCTATCCTTCGGCCAAATAGCCACATTATTCGCAATAATGCTTGGGTCATTGGACACCTTGATCTAATCCGTGCCAAGCATGTGTTTGCTAGAACGTATCAGGCGAGTATTCCCAGTCTGTCCTTGTCGAAAGATATTGCCCTATTAAATGTTCGTCATCCACTTCTAGTTCATCCTGTTCCCAATGACCTGTATTTCAAAGAGGGTTTGACAGCGATTGTCATTACTGGTCCCAACACAGGCGGGAAAACGATTATGTTGAAAACGCTAGGTCTAACTCATCTCATGGCCCAGTCTGGCTTGCCAATCCTAGCAGATAAGGGCAGTCGAGTTGGTCTGTTTCATGAAATGTTTGCAGATATTGGTGATGAGCAATCGATTGAGCAAAGTTTATCAACCTTCTCCAGTCATATGACCCATACGGTTGATATTTTAGCACGGGCTGACCAAGATTCTCTTATCTTATTTGACGAATTGGGAGCAGGAACGGACCCACAGGAGGGAGCGTCGCTTGCCATGGCCATTTTAGAAGATTTGCGCTTACGTGGCATTAAAACAATGGCAACAACCCATTATCCTGAGTTAAAAGCCTACGGGATTGAGACAATTGGTGTGGAAAATGCCAGCATGGAATTTGATAGCCAGAGCCTGCGCCCGACCTATCGGTTCATGCAGGGAGTTCCAGGTCGCTCTAATGCCTTTGAGATTGCAAAGCGTCTCGGCTTATCAACAGCTATTATCAGGGATGCGGAAAACATGACCAGCACCGATAGTGATGTGAATCACATTATTGAAAAGCTAGAAGCGCAAACAGTAGAAAGTCGTAAGCGTTTAGATACCATTCGTGAAGTCGAGCAGGAAAATCTCAAGATGAATCGCGCCTTGAAGAAACTCTATCACGAATTTTCACGAGAAAAAGAAACAGAGTTAAATAAGGCACGTTTAGAAGCACAAGAGATTGTGACCATGGCTTTGGCTGAAAGTGATGAGATTCTGAAAAATCTTCACAGCCAGGCTAGCTTGAAGCCACACCAGATCATTGAAGCCAAAAGCAAGCTGAAAACATTAGCACCAGAAGTCGTAGATTTATCGAAAAATAAGGTCTTAAAAAAGGCCAAAAAAGAAAAGGCTGCGCGCGTGGGAGATGATATTTTAGTCACGAGCTATGGACAGCGCGGTACCTTGACCAAGCAGTTGAAAGACGGTCGTTGGGAAGCCCAAGTTGGCTTGATTAAGATGACGTTGAAATCAGACGAATTTACCCTTGTTAAGGCTGAAAAAGAAGAAAAGCCAAAACAAAAACAGGTCCATGTCGTCAAACGCACAACTGGAAAAGGGCCTAAGGCCCGCCTCGACTTGCGTGGCAAACGCTATGAAGAAGCCATGCAGGAATTGGATGAATTTATTGATCAGGCCTTGCTGAACAATCTGTCGCAGGTTGATATTATCCACGGTATCGGAACAGGTGTCATTCGTGAGGGAGTGACCAAGTATCTTCGCCGTAACAAGCAGGTCAAGGAATTTGGCTATGCCCCGCAGAATGCTGGGGGCAGCGGTGCAACCATTGTGACCTTTAAATAA